The window ttccttccttccttccttccttccttccttccgtcctcccttctcttcccttcccttccctccctccctcctttgctttttctcccttcctttcccctccgctctacttcccttccctcctgtttctttcttctttctttctttctttctttctttctttctttctttctttcttcctttctttcatcttaTCAATACATAGTctttgcttggtttgtttctagccagcttttcttaacttaaactaTTCCAGCTATCTTGTTCCTCTGTGCTTTtacctttctgtatttctgtctacctttcattacttcttactctgtggctggctgtgtagctcagtGCCTGGCCCCTAAtgccctcttctccttttcttttcctcagtcctcaatttttcttctcagatttctcctatttattctctatgcCTGCCTGtccagcctatcctttctcctgccttgctattagctgttcagctctttattagaaaaatcagatgttttagacaggcaaagtaacacagcttcatgacCTTAAATGATCACATTATAAAAGATTGCAACACATTCTTCCATCATTAAatcaaatgttccacagcattaacaaatgtaatgcatcttaaaataatattacacaaCAGAGCAGACTTTGGCTAATGCTCACACTTGAATAACACAAAGCCCCTGATTCTGTGTCATATCCTTTCTTGGGGAATCAGTAACAGATTTTTAGAACATAACTTCAAATTCCTACGTCACAAACTTTGCACACCCAAGGGAGAGAGTGCCAGTGCTGTGTTCAGCCCCAGGTGTGGAATCCTAAACCCACAGTAGGAGAGAGCTTCTGCATGGAGTCTAGAGTCTGAGGCCTGTGCAGGATTAGGTGTGGGGATAAGAGACTCCCACCTGACAACAATCCTAAATGCATATGTATCTTACCCAACATTCTTTACAAAATGGGTTCAAATACACAGGGACCACTTTCCTATTGAAGGGGTTCTTAAAGCAAGCACTCTTCATAATCTTAGAAACTGGAAAAGGAAAGTGAGAAGAATGAAGCATTCCTAACAACAGTTCACCAGGAACTTTCCATCACAAACCCAGTAGCACAGCCTTTTTACACACAAGGTCAGGTGGGAACCCATGGCCCATTCTCTTGACCAATATTCCTCACAGGCAGTTGGCGTCATCATGCTTGGAAAGAGAGAAATCTCCCTGCCCCCATAAACTGCTGGGTACCCTAATATATCAACCCAAATCTTCTCTCTACAGTTTAGGCTTGTAAAACACTGGTTCCTGGAATCTGTTATCTGAGGTCCATATCTCTGTGCTTTAGAAAGAGAACATCCTACATGGCCATATAGAAAAGCATGGTGTGTGGAGGAACTTAAAGTTTCAGAAATTGATGAACCATTGAGGTGAGTGATAGAGGGATCAGATAAGGAGGtatggatgactatccaggcagtaAGACCTGAATGGGAGAAATGCTGATAACTGCAGCAAAGCTAGGCtgccagagagaggagaaagcatgCAGGTTTTGGAGTTCCAGCAGAAGGGACTGAATGCTTGGATTCTGGCTTCACTTCTGTCGCTGTGACAAATTCCCTGGCCAGAAGCTGAATAAGGGGGAAAGAGTTTTGTGTACTATCACAGGTTAGGGCCTGTCATTCTGGGGAAGTCAAAGCAGGGAATTATGAGACTGGTCACATTACATACACAGCCAGGAGCCGAGAGGTGCAAATGCGTCCATGCCAACTGCTTGCTGCTTCTGGTCCCATAGTTCTCTCCACTCTTACACCTTCTCACATTGATTAAGAACAGCCATGCAAGCAGGTCTGTTGCTAGAGTGttcttggtcctgcctggcccacggtcaggacaaatctctcttatcagTCAGTCCCTCAGCAGCTCAcccacaaccaagtaaacactcagagacttacattaattataagctgtatggccatggcaggcttcttgccaactgttcttatgtcttaaatgaacccatttttattaacctgtaagttgccatgtggcttgtggttaccagtatcttaacatctgcttcccaTCGTGGCacctggcagcatctctctgcctccatcttcctcctcccagaattgtcctctctctttgtcctgcctatatatcctgcctggctactggccaatcagcactttatttactaactaatcagcaacacattcagagcatacagaacatcccacagcagttccccttttcttttttttcaaaaaagaagattttaactttaacatagtaaatttacatataacaaaacaatgatTAAGAAAGAataatagttataatatctagtctgtttgtatttggcaaaattaaacaagatatcctatctatcctatatttgtgagtctaaggtttcatatctaagttatctttatcataactaaggaaaattataactatctagtcgtGAACTACATGAaaggccccagaaggatataatattgcctgagaaatgggagaaggatgcaagcaagttTTGGGAGTCTtgagagagtagacagagacagctggcagcctcgACAGTCAACtaatgttcctctgtaaagttggggcatctgtcttcagcccacaggtctagagtctctcagtaatttttctctgtgtcctgtagaatgtctggcagtttcttctgtgaagccggaacctgaaggaccattttgccaagcaaagtttagtggtcaccttcttaagggtcctgcatgtccagtcaatcaggcagtccaggcaagaacagtttcttgcccaaatggctatttttgccaaggtgaagataaactccatatagagtgtcttcaatgcccatcctcctctctgaagtaaatccagtgctgccaggagcagacatatgtTACTGTACAGAAATTCTATTTTTAcaataggtctacaaaaataaGACCCCAAAAGGGGCAATTTAGGAGAGAtcgattacagactcttaatgactttcaaagattatttggagatatttctcatctatgaactattgttggggttaaaaaaatgatgaactgaataatttgttcaaaatattagaaggtgacaaggacttacatagtccaagagaattatcacctgaagctgagaaagaattggccttggtagaaaagaaactaCATGAAGGACACGTGAATCATAtcaatccaaagctggattgcagtTTGGTTATTTcaccctctaggcattctcctacaggaattttaatgcagagggaagatattatattggaatggattttTTCTAACAAATAAACCATATAAAATAACTTATGTGGAAGAAAATAatctctgagttgattttgaaaggaaaattgagacttcatcaattagcaagAATCGACCCAGgagaaattgtcatacctttaactaaggaggataTTGAGAAATTATGGCCAGATAGTGAACATTGGCAAAGACcttgcagtaactttttgggagaaattaagaGCAAATaccccaaaagcaatagaattgattttATAAAGAGATCTGATTTGAttttgcctcgaattgtatgggaaacacccatatctggagtttgtacattgtatacagatgccaacaaacaaggaaaggcaggttacaaattagaaaatttaagtaaggtggttcaaagtccttataattcagttcaaaactCGGAATTGTATGAtacaccccccccaccccgcccaggGACAGCAGCATAACACAGCTGCATCCAATCCCTAGGGGTACAATTTAAGGCAGAAAAAGATTCAAGAATAGCTGTGGTAAAAGGAGCATGGGGCCCATAAGACATTACATCTTTCTTAAGCtgtttgatgtttttaaaatctagGGGATTATGTTCCCTTTGCCTCTGAACTTGAGCATTTTGAATCTTTATAACTGGGTAAGCAAGCCCCCTCCCTTAACCCCTCTAtgggtggggaaggaaggacCTCCATGCTGCAAAATCAGGGTTGTGGGCACAAGTCTATCCTTGTAATATCTTTTGTAATTTCCCTCTTAAGCATCTAGTATCCTTTTCTAATCTGACTTCCTCTACATCACCCTCTGAAGATGACTCTGCAGAGTCAGAAACATTGGAGGTTTGAAGGGATCTGAAAGCCGCCTCTCCCTGAGCCGTGTTTGTGAAGCTTTCCTGGACACCTTCTGTTCAACTCCATTCTCTTCAGTCATATGTACATCACACTTAAACCTGTGGGCAAACACTTTTCTGTGCTTCCCTTATTCCTTGGTCACAGACTGCAGAATCCaatggaaaaagaggaggaggctcACAGGCTGGGGCTGCTGCCAACTTTCCTGTGCCTTTACTCCCTCCTTGTGGTGGATTGCATGCAGTACATGGCTCCTGTGTGTGGGAGCTGTGACTGCCACCAGCAACTAATCCATTATGCTTCTCAGGATAGATGCACACCCTTGTTAGACCTTGGGAGACTGCTTTCCCCTGAGAAAATGGACCAGTGAATTCAGTGAGGGATTTAAATTGGCTGAAATCAAGATTGAAGATCCTTTCTCCTACCCCACCATCTTTTCCTTCTGAGCTAATGGAACAGGCTTGTGGAGGTGTTCTGTTTACCCAGGGTTCATGGACACTCACTCTGGACAAGGTGCCCGGATTGTATGAGCTGCATTCCTAAGCTGCCCACAACCCTGGAGCCAGGTGAGAGCTCTTAAGTGTGTCCTTGTGAGTGGTGCCTgaccatctctccttcctcttacAGAGTGAATGTTGAAGCTACATCCTTAGTGAATGTCCTCTCAAAGAACTGATGATGAGGAGTCAAAACAGAAACATGCATTCAATTGTGGCTAGAATTCATCCTTGGAATTTACTTTTGTTCTCAGAAACAGATGACTCTTCCTTTTATACCATAGAACACTGTCCAGTGAGCCAGACCGGTGCTCTCTCAGCCTAGCATGGCAACGGAAGCAGAACTGGATGACAAAGGCAGAGCATCTACTTTCCAATGACCCCTTGCTGGTGTGAAACCAAGTGGGCTTCCTGGGCTATCAGTGGCCTGCTTGAAAATGGTGCTTGTTTTTCTCTCCTAATATTGTAGTAACcaggaaaaccaaaaccaggtTTGGTTGGCTGTATAGAACTTCAGCATGGTCTTATCTCCTGATCTTTGTCCAGCAGCTCAGTCCCAATCAATGTCATCCTACAAACATTAATTAATGTGGGGTGAGAAGGACGTATTGATGCTGGATGTGACTTTCCTGTTGTCTGTAATACCAAAAGGCAGGTGAATTACTATGCAGTTGTGACAAGAGacagttttctttcctctgtacTGTGTCTCCACAGCTCCCTCGGGTTTCTGATGTCTGGTTGAGCAGACAGGGCCTCTTTCAACTGTGGGTTCTCTAGTCAGATATGGAGTATGTTACTGACTCAGAGCAAGATGCTGTCTGTCTGTGACCTGGTGATGCTGAACCAGGGCACTCCAGGTTAGTCATCTAGTATGTGCTTGGGTCCACCTCTGTGGGAGTGacattctgtttctgttctgactATGGCCTTAACTGGATATAGAAAGGAAAGCTGGAATTAAGATTGATCACAACAATTAGGCGTACACCAGATTAGGCATGAAaccttttgtattgttcttttttgaGCTTCATGAAGCAATGGGAATTTTCTCAGACAAACAATGCTTTGGGACTGTGAGAGGGGAAATGGAAACACTGATGAAATTCTAAGTTAAAGGAGGCTCTGGGCAGTTCAGTCCCAGAAACTGAACCTTTGTTCATAGTAGCTGAAGCACAGCCTGTGTGTCTCTGGGCAAGTACTCAGGGCAAAAGTTTGGGACTGGCCAGTGACTGGTAAGGCTTTGTGACCTGAAGACAAGTTGGCCAGTATGTAAAAGGGAAGTGTAAAAGTTGGGTTGTTTCTTAGACCTTTTCTGGAGGATCTGACAACTTCAGGGCCATGTCCCTGCCTTGGTCACATCACTGAGACTTTGTGTTCAGTGTGCCCTTGTGCTGCTCCACTAGTGACCCGATCTACTGAGAAGttttctctctggcttcctcccAGCTGACAGGTGGCTCATAGCCCAGATCTCGCTGAGATTTCTTGTAGGAGAAGGTGAACACATTATTTAACACTATGACCAAGTAGCGGTTAAAAGGAGGCCGGTAATTGTAAATTGGACGCAGCAGAAAGCTCACAGTTTCCAGCAGGAAGGCAAGCCAGTAGAGCATGGGCAGAGGAAGGCTCCAACTGGAATCAAGGCGGAGGCCCCAGTCCTTGCTCAGGGTGTAATATAAATCATTATAGCTTTGGTAAGGGGTTTCATCTGAGATGTAGTAGAACTGACCTTGGATGTTTGGTGCCTTGTTGGGGTCTTGTAGGCCCCTGGCTGCCAGAATGTGTGCCCAGGCTGCATTACTCACAAATACTGGGTTGATCACAGAGAATTTGGCAAAACTGTCAAGTATGCCATTATTCTTGAGTGCTCTATTCACTACATATGAGATGTGTTGGCTCCCTTCCCCATAGATGAATGGGAGTCTTAAGGCACAAGTATGCAAAGTGCCCCCATCTCTCAGGCTCCTCCCACTGGCTGCCAGCACTGCCTTCTCAGCCATCTTTTTGCTGTATGGGTATGGATGAGACCATCTGCTCTCATGATTCTCTTCCTCACATCCATTCTGGATGATCTCCTTGTAGGAGTTTGGTCCAGCTACAGACACTGTGCTGCTGTAGATGAAGACTGGGACACTGGCTTCCACACAAGCATCCAACAGGAGCTGAGTACCTGAGAATTGG is drawn from Onychomys torridus chromosome 6, mOncTor1.1, whole genome shotgun sequence and contains these coding sequences:
- the LOC118586027 gene encoding NADPH-dependent 3-keto-steroid reductase HSD3B3-like isoform X2, with protein sequence MPEWSCLVTGAGGFLGQRIIRLLAQEKEVQEIRALFRSFTPKHREELSSTQLLLDACVEASVPVFIYSSTVSVAGPNSYKEIIQNGCEEENHESRWSHPYPYSKKMAEKAVLAASGRSLRDGGTLHTCALRLPFIYGEGSQHISYVVNRALKNNGILDSFAKFSVINPVFVSNAAWAHILAARGLQDPNKAPNIQGQFYYISDETPYQSYNDLYYTLSKDWGLRLDSSWSLPLPMLYWLAFLLETVSFLLRPIYNYRPPFNRYLVIVLNNVFTFSYKKSQRDLGYEPPVSWEEAREKTSQ
- the LOC118586027 gene encoding NADPH-dependent 3-keto-steroid reductase HSD3B3-like isoform X1; its protein translation is MPEWSCLVTGAGGFLGQRIIRLLAQEKEVQEIRALFRSFTPKHREELSKLQTKAKVTVLKGDILDVQCLRRACQGVSVVIHTAASLDIFGAIPRQTILDINLKGTQLLLDACVEASVPVFIYSSTVSVAGPNSYKEIIQNGCEEENHESRWSHPYPYSKKMAEKAVLAASGRSLRDGGTLHTCALRLPFIYGEGSQHISYVVNRALKNNGILDSFAKFSVINPVFVSNAAWAHILAARGLQDPNKAPNIQGQFYYISDETPYQSYNDLYYTLSKDWGLRLDSSWSLPLPMLYWLAFLLETVSFLLRPIYNYRPPFNRYLVIVLNNVFTFSYKKSQRDLGYEPPVSWEEAREKTSQ